GCACTAAATTGAGTTTAGAAATTAAATACGATAAActcatttttaattatttcatggATGACATTGGAAATAGATTATATATGAGGGGGTAAAAATGTCTTTGGAATCGGGGTTGAAGAATGGCCCCCAAAGAGCGAGGAAAAAGAACCGATGGATCGGAGTGGTCAGGAGCTAAGGAGGGTATAAAGGAGAAAGTAGATCTATAGGGCAGCAATGATGACGTTCAACCAGAGAAAAGGGGTAACAGCAAGAGATGGTGGCGAAGTTCAACAAATAACGTCATCCAAGCCACACCAAGCAAGGAACAGAGGCTTGGAATCTATGACAGTAAAAAAATATGGCGATTAGAGGAGATAGAAGCTAGACGGGGAACCCCAAAGATCGTGCTCCAAGCAGCGGTGGATGGAATCGACAAAGAGGTGTAGAGGCGATCACCGCGGAGGTGGTTAGAAAATTTCTGTCGCAGTAGTGGCGCCCTTCGAAAGGTATGGCGGAGGTTATGGAACTAAAATGTGACGGAGCTCCAATCACAACCTCAGGGAATTTCACCAACCATGGAGCAGTGCGTAGGAATCATtccaaggaagaagaagaaccgGGTCGGCATATGGGGTTGCATATATTGTTTTGTGTCAGGCCAACGGGTTGAGTTGGATCCTATCAATCAAATAAAACTATATTTATCTTGTTTTAACTAATTTACCGCTATTAAGAATCTCAAAACAAAAGTCAACGAAGTTTCATTGTCCACATATCAGTCACAGATTGGTTCAGGGAATTAACCATTGTAGCCACCAAACAACCATAGTTACCATAGACCGCACCATACAAGTattatacatacatatattatataattataattttctaTTCCTCTATACAAAAATTTATGGCAATAATAAAGGCAAAGAAATAtctaaaaaaacaaagaaagcacGCCCAATACTCCATAAACTTTTGAAGACTTTGTCATCTATTTCCAAATATGGGATATAAGAGGGTGAGAACCAAACCACACGGTCCTCAGTAGGAAGAGGGAATGTCACAAATGTAATAGAAATAATTGGTCATTGCACATCTCAAAAAAGTTTATCTCTTTATAAAAGCTCGCtgtctttattttctttattttcaaatcattttcacttacttatatataatttcatatacaaatattttttagtcAAGTGTGATTCGAAAAAGTAAACTGAGTCTTTAAAATCTTTTCTGTGAGGGCCAAAGACACCTAAGGATTTTCTAACCAACAAACTATCATCTCTCTCTTCTATACATTGAACACATAAATTAGAATCTAAGGGCAATCTTGAAATCAATCTACCTCAACCTCCATCACCTCCGTGCACTAGTAAACACAATCAAATCAAACAATCAAACACACAAACAAGCACATAGAAAGCACATAACACATAGCATGTAATCCGATAAAACACATAAGCACAACACAATAGTAAAATGCACATCCAAACAATTCAaataaatgcatatgatgtatgcctgtcctactggccatgagctcacgtgtcggttacATTGTCATACCCGACACATCCTGTAGTTAACCCAGATATGATATTTCTGTCGTGTAtcctgataaaccactattttatggtatATTTTGCattgaattgagtggattttgtcaactattctcacacttatttaTGTAAATTACATGATTTTGTAAATCCTTCcgaattttgtgctatgattgaaaacatgctttctaggcattaaatttgataatttttaatcctcttttattatcATTCGATATCGTGATATGTGCGTTAAGTGATTTTAGAGTTTATAGCGCAataatggcttagaggatggaaaggaagcatgcaaaagaggaaggaacacaagaaattgaagttttgagaagctggtatcgacgcgtacgcatggctgacgcgtacgcgtgaccaagCTATAGTCCAAATGACGCGCATgcatggctgacgcgtacgcgtgacgagCGTCACGTGCTGCATTAAACAGAAAATGTTGGGGcgatttttgggctgtttttggCCCAATTTCAAGCTCGAAAATGAAGATAAAAGGTTGGAGATTGGAGTTGGACGTCACTCActtttcattcattcattcacatattttaggtttagatgtagaattctagagagagggactctctcctctctctaggtttttgggtttcttttagttttatttcttctcaaatTCAGATTTCTATCTTGCTTTAACTTAgttttttttctactttttatTGTTCTAGTATCTTAGTTTAtcttctcttgttaatttctttatttttccaatttagtttatgaactcttcttGTTAgatttaattcccttttaatgcaatttgaagtatttcatatttatgatttcttctttaattgttggttattaatttcttgcaattgtTAGTCTTAggttttattattttctctttaattttctatgttttattttgtaccttccaagtgtttgataaaatgtttgattggattttaaattagatttttatgttcttaGCTTGGATTGAGTAAtttggagactcttgagttgGCAAAGTCTCTCGTTGATTGGTGATTGAAAGTTGCTAGTTGGCTTAAAGTttcactaaatctagtctttgattaggacttgtgaagtTAAGTTGATttttgctcacttgacttttcttcaattgttagaggttaactaagtgataGCAAAAGacaattaccatcacaattgactatgataatgaggataggaattGCAATTATCAACTCTTGCTAGGACTTTTCTTAGTTgctagtttatttttctttatttacatttcttgtcctttatttcaaaaccccaaaaagatacaatcataaccaataataaacacaCTTTCCCACAattctttgagagacgacccgaagtttaaatacttcagtttttttttgggttgtacttgtgacaaacataTTAAACGttgattgaggtttaattgtcAGTTTAGATCTATACTTCAATgcgattttatttatttttctatcttaatttatttttaaattattaaattttcacATATTAGGGCAATAAATAATTTGTCCAAATTCTAATCCACCCACTAAGAGACTTCAAGCATtgttactaattaattttattattagagTATTTAATTCCTTTTTAATCTATTACCAAATTCattcaattacaaaaaaaatcataaatcatTAAAGCTTAATACATCAAACTTCGATAAAGATAAGCAAACCATAAAATATTCATCAACTCAAATGCACATATTTTCTAAACTTTTAAACTATTCCGAATTTATAAAACAAACATTTCCTACCTGAGTTAGTCGAAACCTAGAAATAAACACGACAaatcccctttttatttttaattcatagCAATTGCATCGACCTTGATGATTTTTAGGCAACAACACAGCGACATCAATGATCATAAAACATCAGTTTATCTGacataaattaaaatcaatGCGAAATAGATAttagacaaaattaaaacaaattactaTGGTGAAAGAGGAAAAAATAGTTCAATCCCTCCATGAAGAACAAGGCAAGATGGCACAATAATAGCTCTGGCAGTCATCTCCAACGCCAGTAGCAGTGGAGCAGCTCAACAGTGATAGCTTCATTAAACACAAAATCTTCCTGGGGCAACGACCATGGCAACAATGGCTTCGGTGGAATGTGAAAACTAGAAGCAGAGGAAGAATTGGGCAAGCCTCCTCTCCGGATCTCTAGCAGCAGCGGCAACAAAGGATGACTCTAATAGCGCCGTGTAGCTTGAACGATAGCTTCCTTCCACAACAAGGACGGCAACTCCAGGTAGCTCCTGCGGTGGCACAGTAGCTCGACAACGGTGCAATAGTTCAGTGGTGGTCGTGGTGGACGATCCCTTCATTCTCTTCTCTGCATGCGCAGCAGCCcagtgatttttttaaaatattatttatttataaacttactaattagttttaaataactactctaatttaaaaattatatgaatctaattaatttttttcataaaattagaatattaaactctaaatttcaattattcaaattaaattaataaatttttattatttttcaattagtgcaaatataattgtaaatatgcaaaaaagtataattcttatctcatttatattaaaattttaattaattcaaactcaaattataaaaatctggttaaattaattttaataaaatatttttttaaaagtaaaaattttagACAAATACTTAAATCTCaattaactcattatttaatttaaaaaaaccCTGAGTCTTACAATTCTCACCTTCTAGAATCAAATTTTGCAATGCTGAATCCTGATTAAAGCATGCTTAAACCACTACAAACCCACCATTTTCATCCCTAACCTCAAGCTCATTCATAAAATCTTTAACCTCTCTCCAAAACCCCTATTTTTTCTCTTAACTTTCTCACAATTCTTTGATACCCATTACAAATTAATTACATGTTTTCTTCCGCATCAAATTCCCTACAAAATCCATCCAAAATTTCTAGAACAAATATTCCATTCAAGAGGGCAAGGCATGAGGGAGAAAGCTCTAGCAAACAATAAGGCAAGTTACCATAAACCCACCTCCTCTGGGGAATGCTATGGTGCATTGCCATCATCTTGTACACCTTCCAACCATCGCCATCATTTTCCTTCCTGGTGGTTGCAAATGCTAGCCCTTCTGTAATCTTAGCTTGCTTTCCTCTGTCGCATTATGGTCTATTGTTTCAactttatttttactattttaatttgtaatgcaattaatttgattctttataaattttgtagtataaattttttaaattgaaagtAAGAGCATAATATTTTGATTGGAGTTTTGGGTAAGCTAGGCAACAATAGGACTTTGGAAAGAATTATTACTGTGTAACACAACATAATAAGGATACATGAAgaatgttagaaacaagagaccaAACTAAAAAAAGTGTTTTGTGTATATTCAGTCTTATCAAAAGTACAATATacaaggggtatttataggtgctaaatGAATCAGAGTAATAAAGGCATAGAATCctataattaatatacagatatgttatataaatataaatgatactgattgatctaaattgattctaatgattctctaacatcccccctcaaactcaagtgggaGCTAAGGACACCAGCTTGAGTTTGGATAACAAAGTCTGGAAACAAGTCGGGTGATGAGCTTTCGTGAAGATATCAGCAGTCTGATCCAGTGTTCAAACAGCAATGAGACGAACAACACTAATAAAGATACATTGCCGAACAAAGCGacaatcaatttcaatgtgTTTGGTGCGTTCATGAAACACATCATTATGTGCAATCTGAATAGCACTGCGGTTATCACAAAAACATCAGTAGGAGATGACTGAGGAGCACCCAGATCTTCAAGAAGCTAACAAATCGAGATAACCTCAGCAGTGGTGTTAGCGAGGGCACAGTATTCAGCTTCTGTGCTTGAGCGAGCAGTGAACGTTTGCTTCTTAGCACGCCAAGAAATGAGAGCGTCGCCAAGAAACAAACAGTAACCAGTAGTAGAACGTCGATCAGTGGGATCACCAGCCCAATCAGCATCGGAGTAAGCCTAAAGAGACAAAGAAGAATGGGCAGAAAAATAAAGGCCATGAAATAGAGTGCCTTTGATGTAGCAAAGAATGCGAAGAACTGCCGCATAGTGAGTAGTACGAGGAGCTGACAAGAACTGGCTAAGTACATGAATTGGATATGCGATGTCTAGTCGGGTAATAGTCAAGTAGACGAGACCCCCAGCTAACTGTCGATAGAGAGTCGGATTATCCAAAACAGTGCCATCCATAGGGGTAAATCGAACATTAGGTTCAAGAGGAGTAGACTCAGTGCGACTATCTGTAATCCCAGCGCGAGCAAGAAGATCTAAAGCATACTTAGCCTGAGAGAGATAAATGCCATCATCGGTGGAGATGACCTCGAGACCAAGAAAATAGGTGAGAGAaacaagatctttcatctcaaaggtATGGTAAAGTGAGGCCTTGAGAGCAGAGATACCATCAATATCATCTCCAGTAATgatcatgtcatcaacatacaaaagtagaagaacaactCCATGGGTGCTTTTACGAATGAAGAGGGCATTCTCATGAGGGCTAGAAGTAAAACCAAGACTGGATATGGTAGTGCTAAACTTGTCAAACCATTCACGAGGAGCTTACTTAAGTCCATAAAGTGCCTTG
The genomic region above belongs to Arachis stenosperma cultivar V10309 chromosome 5, arast.V10309.gnm1.PFL2, whole genome shotgun sequence and contains:
- the LOC130981338 gene encoding uncharacterized mitochondrial protein AtMg00810-like — its product is MIITGDDIDGISALKASLYHTFEMKDLVSLTYFLGLEVISTDDGIYLSQAKYALDLLARAGITDSRTESTPLEPNVRFTPMDGTVLDNPTLYRQLAGGLVYLTITRLDIAYPIHVLSQFLSAPRTTHYAAAYSDADWAGDPTDRRSTTGYCLFLGDALISWRAKKQTFTARSSTEAEYCALANTTAEIAHNDVFHERTKHIEIDCRFVRQCIFISVVRLIAV